One segment of Lutra lutra chromosome 12, mLutLut1.2, whole genome shotgun sequence DNA contains the following:
- the LOC125081804 gene encoding uncharacterized protein LOC125081804, producing the protein MGYDSKQRPDPACSGPVFSLSSHHQANDVLWVPQAPRQHLVPASCLPAAPAAPSRLEKHPRTRGFRASLICVLEPVLRTSFVHFGRGCHAKVCICGRGPGKWGKPPADKAARNLSSLSRLGSPVTTPTPASQDLRPPPAASKRTCQPAPRKDPTHPAAPHSARTLIGWRRAGLTSAQAAARRRADLSTNQSQGAPVREARLSANPKREPEKGVPNRSWVGGRGHPSTVKADRCHLDNPASWAGPTGLSSAGPPGVTLGLPASAPGAALRREESGHARSPRSAFCCDAEAPDGAARRTWGIGGSPVGGGGRYEVLGPEVLVIMSSPVRTVQLETRAD; encoded by the exons ATGGGGTACGATTCAAAGCAGCGCCCAGACCCTGCCTGCTCCGGGCCTGTTTTCAGCCTGAGCTCCCACCACCAAGCGAATGACGTCCTGTGGGTCCCGCAAGCTCCCAGGCAGCACCTGGTTCCTGCCAGCTGCCTCCCGGCTGCACCAGCAGCTCCGAGCAGACTCGAGAAGCACCCAAGAACCCGAGGATTCCGAGCCTCTCTCATCTGTGTCCTCGAGCCTGTATTGCGCACTTCTTTCGTGCATTTCGGGCGAG GATGCCACGCCAAAGTGTGTATCTGCGGGAGGGGTCCTGGGAAGTGGGGAAAGCCCCCTGCGGACAAGGCTGCCCGGAACCTCTCGTCTCTTTCCCGACTTGGCTCGCCCGTGACTACGCCCACCCCCGCCTCCCAGGACCTCCGGCCGCCTCCCGCCGCCTCCAAGCGCACATGCCAGCCCGCCCCGCGGAAGGATCCGACCCACCCGGCCGCACCACACTCGGCCCGCACTCTGATTGGCTGGCGGAGAGCTGGCCTCACATCAGCCCAGGCGGCCGCGCGGCGGAGAGCCGACCTGAGCACCAACCAATCGCAAGGCGCTCCGGTGCGTGAGGCGCGCCTCTCAGCCAATCCAAAACGGGAACCGGAAAAAGGCGTGCCCAATCGGAGCTGGGTAGGAGGGCGGGGTCACCCTTCGACCGTGAAGGCCGACCGCTGTCACCTTGACAACCCCGCGAGTTGGGCCGGTCCCACCGGCCTGTCTTCCGCGGGTCCTCCAGGAGTCACCCTTGGCCTCCCTGCCTCAGCGCCTGGGGCTGCACTCCGCCGGGAAGAGTCAGGACACGCTCGTTCTCCCCGGTCCGCATTCTGCTGTGATGCTGAGGCGCCCGACGGCGCGGCTCGGCGCACGTGGGGCATCGGCGGGAGCCccgtcgggggtggggggcgataCGAAGTCCTCGGTCCGGAAGTGCTTGTGATAATGTCCTCTCCAGTCAGGACAGTCCAACTCGAAACCAGAGCCgactga